Below is a window of Fibrobacterota bacterium DNA.
ATCTTGCCCATGCCATTCGGCACAATGGAATCCTGCTGGACCAGAGTCCAGGGTCTGGTCCCCTTGCGCACCAGGACCTGGACCAAATCGTATCCTGGTTTGGCAAGGCTGCGGGAACGTGTCGTCTGTATTACGCTCTTGCCCGTCTCGTCCTCCACGGTTTCGTAGTATTCGGTGCTGTCGATCTTTCCCTCGGCCGTATAGTAGTTCGTCCCGGTCATCTGGGACCCATCAGCGGAGACAGCGACAACGTCGACGGTCCTGGTTCTCGGGCGCAAGGTATAGGTCCCGATATTGGGCCCTTTCATCTCGAAGTCTAACCAGGTTTCCTTGGCCAACATGCAGGTGCCCGGCTGATAGGCGGCCGTATAGAAGCTGCGATACGGCGGAGACGTGGGTTCCATGCCCGGACTCGCCTCCCAGCCCAAGACCAGGATGGAATCGACCTGGGCGGATTTGAGGCAGTGATCGAACGGATCGAAAATCATGCCTTGGGTAAGGCCCTGTAGGCAGCCGACTAGGGTGGTCAAAATCTTGAAGTCAATTTTCATATGCGCATTCCTGTTACCCTTCGCAATGGGTTAGTAGGGCTGCCGTTTCTTCGGGATGCGGTCCGGGTCCACGCGGATAAACTTACCTAAGCCCCTCCCTCGATACGCCCGGGTGTTCCATGGAATGCGGCTTCGATTACAGTCTCGTTCGAAAGAATCCGCAAATAATCGAATCGAAATCCTTCCGGTAGTCCGGTCCGGGTAAATCTGGTTACGCCGGGGTTTTGGCCTCGATTAGCCGCTGGCGTAGATGGATCCGGCGTAGAGTCTTAGTCGGCCGGGTCTGAAGTCGCGGCCCGCAGTGCGGCAGTCAATTCCTCCAGCTCCCGCCGCAGTTTCACTATCCGCGCGATCTCCCAGCCCGATCGGCAGACCATCGTCGCAGGCACGTCCGCAGCGCGCCGCTGCAGTTCGCGGCCGGCCGCGGTCAGGCGTAGGCGCACGCTGCGCTCGTCGTCTACGCTCCGTTCCCGGCGCAGCCAGCCCTTGGCCTCCAGCTTCTTGAGCAGAGGCGAGAGCGTTCCTGAATCCAGCATCAGGCGACGGCCGAGTTCCGAAACCCCCAAGTCGTCCTCTTCCCAGAGCACGAGCAGGGCCAGGTATTGGGGGTAGGTCAGGTCCAAGGGGCCCAGCAAAGGCTGATATGCCTGGGTCATGAAACGCGAGGCCGAGTACAACGCGAAGCAGACTTGGTTACCCAGCCGCAGCGCCTCGCAGGCCTTGGCATCCAAGGCGACCGTGGGAGCCGCCTTTTCGCGGATTTTATTGCTTCGCTTCGGATTCGTCATGCATCCTCTCCATTATCGGGCCGCCTCCCCTAAATTACGAAAAGGGTCCTATTAAATGGGTATCAAATAAATTATCAACAATTAAATTGTATACAATTATATTGTGCGATATATTAAATCCAGGTAAAAGGAGAACATCATGATCGCGTCCAACCCGAAATCAAATCTTCCATCTCCCGCATCCGCCCCGATAGTCGGTATCCCTTTCCTGACCGCCGACGGCCGCAAAACCTCTTTGGGCGAATACCGCGGTCAAGTGCTCCTGGTCGTGAACGTAGCCTCTAAGTGCGGCCTCACGCCCCAGTACGATCAGTTGGAGCGCCTCCATGAAAGCTTGCAAAGAGAAGGCTTCTCGGTGTTGGGTTTCCCAGCCAACGAATTCGGGTCCCAGGAAGCGGGTACCGACACCGAGACCCGGGAGTTCGGCCGCTTCAGCTACGGATTCAGCGTCGCAACGAGCAGCTTCCCGTCGGGAGCCGCGGGGATCCAGGAGTTCTGCCGCGTCAGCTACGGAGTCACCTTCCCCGTTTTCGCCAAGATATCGGTGAAGGGCCCGGACATCCATCCGCTGTACCAGCGGCTTACCGCCGCGGTGCGCAAAGCTTGGCCCAAGCCCGACGGCACCCTCATGCCCAAGCTGGCCCAAAAGGGGCTGCTGGGAGCCGATGGCGAGATATCTTGGAACTTCGAGAAGTTTCTAATCGGCAGGAATGGCCGCGTGGTAACTCGGTTCGCGCCCGACGTGGCCCCCGACGATCCGGCCCTGCTCGAAGCCATCCGGACCGAGCTGGCCAAACCCGACCCCTCGCGCGCGGTTGCAGCCGAACCGGTCAGCTAGTGGGCGGGGGATAATAAATTCAAAACACCCGGCCGCCGGCCAACTGAATACGCAAACCCCGCACCTGATGGCGGGTCCGCAGGAAAAATGCGATTTCCGCGACCGTGAGCCGCTCGGCATTGGTGCTGGAGCGCAGTTGTAACCACTTCCCGTGGGACAAGCTGTCCAGTCGCCGTTCTCGGCGGCGTGGCGGCGTTGCTGTATTCCGACGTCATCGGCGGTTTGGTTTCAAGCACCGCGCTCACCCTGCTGGTATTATCGGTTTTATACAGCCTGGTCATGGAATGGAGGGATTCGAATCCACCCACCGGAAACAAAATGTGACGCAGAGAGTATCCTTTGGGGAGGTAAAATGAGTAACCGATTCACGGATGTCGTGACTCATATTTTAGCAGAATCATTCACTCCGAATGCTTGCAAAGTGAGTAGCCTTGGGGTCTCCATGGCATTCATAAGAATCGAAAAACACTACTTTCCAAATGAAATATTATGACTCTCTCCAAGACCCTTTCGACCTTGTCCCTGGCCGGCGCCATGGTCGCCGCCGTCGCCCTGTCCCCTTCCGATGCCGCTGCTGGCTTTGGGTTGCAGACGGTGGTCACCGGCGTCGTTGGCGGCTCGAAGGTTGTTAAGCCTGCGCCTAAGCCGCATAAGAACCACCGCGCTCACAAGTAGATGGACCGCAGCGGCAACGATTGCGGGAACAAAGGTCCGCTCCCGACTCTCGGGCTCGCGACGTCCCGTCTTCGGTAACCGGATGGCCCGGCCTTCTGGCCAAGCCTCTGTTTTAAAAGCCTCCGGGGAATCTCGGAGGCTTTTCATATTCAGGGTTCGATAGGAAATCCAAACCCGATCCACCCGAGGCTTGAACGGCCATTGGAGATAAGGGCTGCGCCACCCGTAAAGCAATCCAACGGTGCGGCGCGAACCCGCGATTGCGGGCCCCCTCCAACGGCCATCCTATCGATTCAATTCTTCCGGGCCCCTATCAATTTGAACCGGAGTTGTGCGCGGTCCGGATTCGAGACCTTGCGTCCGGTTACATCAAAGGAGGTTCCCGGGTTGGCCATCCGGAGCGAAGAGACCCCGGCTTTCCCGGCTATGCGGGAGCCGGACCTGCTCGACCAGAACCATTTTTCAGTCATGATATGGACGCCATTTTTATTGATGTACTGGAGCGAGTCTACGCGTCCGCCGGTCAAATAATAGGCTTTAGTAAACTGTGCGTCTTGGGACTTGGT
It encodes the following:
- a CDS encoding MarR family transcriptional regulator; the protein is MTNPKRSNKIREKAAPTVALDAKACEALRLGNQVCFALYSASRFMTQAYQPLLGPLDLTYPQYLALLVLWEEDDLGVSELGRRLMLDSGTLSPLLKKLEAKGWLRRERSVDDERSVRLRLTAAGRELQRRAADVPATMVCRSGWEIARIVKLRRELEELTAALRAATSDPAD
- a CDS encoding glutathione peroxidase codes for the protein MIASNPKSNLPSPASAPIVGIPFLTADGRKTSLGEYRGQVLLVVNVASKCGLTPQYDQLERLHESLQREGFSVLGFPANEFGSQEAGTDTETREFGRFSYGFSVATSSFPSGAAGIQEFCRVSYGVTFPVFAKISVKGPDIHPLYQRLTAAVRKAWPKPDGTLMPKLAQKGLLGADGEISWNFEKFLIGRNGRVVTRFAPDVAPDDPALLEAIRTELAKPDPSRAVAAEPVS